In Clostridium sp. DL-VIII, the following proteins share a genomic window:
- the lonB gene encoding ATP-dependent protease LonB produces MTNILMILQIIVLILMVYVMCSAMSRPQKNREVVIDRENTKELNNLNKLRQITLSKPLTEKSRPSTFDEIIGQEKGIKALKAALCGPNPQHVIIYGPPGVGKTAAARLVLEEARKSKISPFTEKSKFVEIDATTLRFDERGIADPLIGSVHDPIYQGAGSFGIAGIPQPKAGAVTKAHGGVLFLDEIGELHPIELNKLLKVLEDRKVFLDSSYYSSEDSNMPKYIKEVFDNGLPADFRLIGATTRAPHEIVPAIRSRCVEIFFRALLPEEIEKIAVNCVNKVGLKITQNSVEEVSKYCTNGREVINLIQLASGIAINEDREEIILDDIKWVLENGQYNKIVCNKIPSKSKIGVVNGLAVYGANIGMLMPLEVSCKQVSGRRGELKVTGIVEEEEITNNNKKIKMKSTAYASVQNVLTALDNLFDLCTDKFDIHVNIPGGMPVDGPSAGISIATAIYSAINKQKVNRFVAMTGEISILGSVKAIGGVKSKISAAFKGGAKKVIIPQENYEESLSEIGEIEIIPVTNFREVLKFAIEDGNVKNEMEILSAQGNEIAKS; encoded by the coding sequence ATGACAAACATATTAATGATTTTACAAATAATAGTTCTAATTCTTATGGTATATGTAATGTGCAGTGCAATGAGCAGACCTCAAAAAAATAGAGAAGTCGTAATTGATAGAGAAAATACAAAAGAATTAAATAATTTGAATAAGTTAAGACAAATAACGCTATCAAAGCCTTTAACAGAAAAAAGCAGACCATCAACTTTTGATGAGATTATAGGCCAGGAAAAGGGCATAAAGGCATTAAAGGCGGCATTGTGTGGCCCAAACCCACAGCATGTTATAATTTATGGACCACCGGGAGTAGGAAAGACTGCGGCTGCTAGATTAGTATTAGAAGAAGCTAGAAAGTCAAAAATATCTCCGTTTACAGAAAAATCAAAGTTTGTTGAAATAGATGCAACTACATTAAGATTTGATGAAAGGGGAATAGCTGACCCACTTATTGGTTCAGTACATGATCCTATATATCAAGGTGCAGGCTCTTTCGGTATAGCAGGTATTCCACAGCCTAAAGCAGGAGCTGTTACAAAGGCTCATGGAGGAGTTTTGTTTTTAGATGAAATAGGCGAATTACACCCAATTGAACTAAATAAGCTTCTAAAGGTATTGGAAGATAGAAAAGTATTTTTGGATAGCTCGTATTATAGTTCTGAAGATAGTAACATGCCTAAGTACATAAAGGAAGTATTTGACAATGGGCTTCCAGCTGATTTTAGATTAATTGGAGCAACGACAAGAGCACCGCATGAAATAGTGCCGGCTATAAGGTCAAGGTGTGTTGAAATATTTTTTAGAGCGTTGTTACCAGAGGAGATAGAGAAAATAGCAGTAAATTGTGTTAACAAGGTTGGATTAAAAATAACTCAAAATAGTGTTGAAGAAGTGAGCAAATATTGCACTAATGGTAGAGAAGTAATAAATTTAATACAATTAGCTTCAGGTATTGCAATCAATGAAGATAGGGAAGAAATAATATTGGATGATATAAAGTGGGTGTTGGAAAATGGTCAGTATAATAAAATTGTATGTAATAAAATACCATCAAAATCAAAAATAGGTGTCGTTAATGGATTAGCAGTATATGGAGCCAATATAGGGATGCTAATGCCTCTTGAAGTTAGCTGCAAACAGGTTAGTGGACGGAGAGGAGAGCTTAAAGTAACTGGAATAGTTGAGGAAGAAGAAATTACTAACAATAATAAAAAGATAAAGATGAAAAGTACTGCATATGCATCTGTTCAAAATGTGCTAACAGCCTTAGATAACCTATTTGATTTATGTACTGATAAATTTGATATACATGTAAATATTCCAGGTGGGATGCCGGTAGATGGACCGTCAGCAGGAATAAGCATTGCAACAGCAATATACAGTGCTATAAATAAGCAAAAAGTCAATAGATTTGTCGCAATGACAGGTGAGATAAGTATATTAGGCTCAGTAAAGGCCATAGGTGGAGTAAAATCAAAAATATCTGCAGCATTTAAAGGCGGCGCTAAAAAAGTCATTATTCCACAAGAAAATTATGAAGAGTCATTGAGTGAAATTGGGGAAATAGAAATAATTCCAGTCACAAATTTTAGGGAAGTACTTAAGTTTGCTATTGAAGACGGTAATGTTAAAAATGAAATGGAGATATTATCAGCGCAGGGAAATGAAATTGCAAAGAGTTAA
- the lon gene encoding endopeptidase La, protein MKKLYTIPLIPLRGLTVFPNVVVHFDVGREKSTAAIEQAMLDEQEIFLAGQKNSVVEEPGKDEIYSIGTICKIKQILKMSDNTIRVLVEGKERAKIIEYIDEEENYIKVSVEKLDDEITENEELDAYVKYLNKEFTRLLKLNEDSYGDAVKLVDSSEKSSQFIDMIASYAITDEKLKQEILETINLTKRAEKVLERIKIEISIAKIQRKIANKVKNTVAKEQKEFYLREQLKAIQEELGEEDDEKREIIKYEERIKKLKLNKEVKDKVNYELSRLKSMSSTSSEGNVVKAYLDWILDIPWGKYTKESINVVKAREVLDNEHYGLEDVKDRIIEYLAVKQFSKSQKGPILCLVGPPGVGKTSIARSIAHAINRKYTRISLGGMKDEAEIRGHRKTYVGAIPGRIVYAMKDAKSLNPLMLFDEIDKISSNYKGDPSDALLEILDSEQNKEFRDSYLEVSIDLSKVMFIATANTLETIPRPLLDRMEVIEVSGYTYDEKFNIAKNYLIPKIFKELDIPEEKISIDDESIRLIIEGYTRESGVRGLERKLGSLIRKALAEMLKSDKEKFGVDCKKVEELLGKKIFDFDSIDKVDKVGVVTGMAWTAYGGDTLPIEAMVMKGSGKLELTGKLGEVMQESAKTAYSYVRANANKFGINETFYKEKDIHIHAPEGAVSKDGPSAGVTMVTALVSALSGKKVKHNVAMTGEVTLTGRVLPIGGLKEKSLAAFRAGVDTIIIPKENEKDIEKIPNSIRNSLNIISAKEVNEVLKNALIGEDTNEN, encoded by the coding sequence ATGAAAAAGTTATATACAATTCCGCTAATTCCTTTAAGAGGATTGACTGTTTTTCCTAATGTAGTTGTACATTTTGATGTAGGAAGGGAAAAATCTACAGCAGCTATTGAACAAGCTATGCTAGATGAGCAAGAGATTTTCCTCGCAGGTCAAAAAAATTCGGTGGTAGAAGAACCAGGTAAAGATGAAATTTATTCAATTGGGACTATATGTAAAATAAAACAAATTCTTAAGATGTCTGATAATACAATTAGGGTTCTTGTTGAAGGTAAAGAAAGAGCTAAAATAATTGAGTATATAGATGAAGAAGAAAATTATATAAAGGTTTCAGTAGAAAAATTAGATGATGAGATAACTGAAAATGAAGAGTTGGATGCTTATGTAAAATATTTAAATAAAGAATTTACAAGGTTATTGAAACTTAATGAGGATAGTTATGGAGATGCTGTTAAGTTAGTGGATTCTTCAGAGAAATCTAGTCAATTTATAGACATGATAGCTTCATATGCAATTACTGATGAAAAGTTAAAGCAAGAAATATTAGAAACAATAAATTTGACTAAAAGAGCTGAGAAGGTACTAGAAAGAATAAAAATAGAAATTTCTATAGCTAAAATTCAGAGAAAAATTGCAAACAAAGTAAAAAATACTGTTGCAAAGGAACAAAAGGAATTCTACTTAAGAGAACAATTAAAGGCAATTCAAGAGGAACTTGGCGAAGAAGATGATGAGAAAAGAGAAATAATAAAATATGAAGAAAGAATTAAAAAGCTAAAACTTAATAAAGAAGTTAAAGACAAAGTTAACTATGAGTTATCAAGGCTTAAAAGTATGAGCAGCACATCATCAGAAGGCAACGTTGTTAAGGCATATTTAGACTGGATATTAGACATTCCTTGGGGAAAGTATACAAAGGAAAGCATAAATGTTGTTAAAGCAAGAGAAGTTTTAGATAACGAACATTATGGATTAGAAGATGTTAAAGATAGAATTATTGAGTATTTAGCTGTAAAGCAATTTAGTAAGTCTCAAAAAGGACCTATATTATGTTTAGTTGGACCTCCTGGTGTTGGGAAAACATCAATAGCTAGATCTATAGCTCATGCTATAAATAGAAAGTATACAAGAATATCACTTGGAGGAATGAAAGATGAGGCTGAAATCAGAGGGCATAGGAAGACATATGTTGGTGCAATTCCTGGTAGAATAGTCTATGCTATGAAAGATGCAAAATCTTTGAATCCACTTATGCTTTTTGATGAGATAGATAAAATTAGTTCAAATTATAAGGGAGATCCATCCGATGCTTTATTAGAGATATTAGATAGCGAGCAAAATAAAGAATTTAGAGATAGCTATTTAGAAGTTTCTATAGATTTATCTAAGGTTATGTTTATTGCAACGGCAAATACTTTAGAAACTATACCAAGGCCGCTCTTGGATAGAATGGAAGTTATTGAAGTATCAGGATATACTTATGATGAAAAGTTTAATATAGCTAAGAATTACCTGATTCCTAAGATATTTAAAGAACTTGATATACCAGAAGAAAAAATTAGCATTGATGATGAGTCAATTAGGCTAATTATAGAGGGATATACAAGGGAATCTGGAGTGCGTGGCTTAGAGAGAAAGTTAGGTTCACTGATTAGAAAAGCATTGGCTGAAATGCTAAAATCTGATAAAGAAAAGTTTGGAGTAGACTGTAAAAAAGTCGAAGAGCTTTTAGGAAAGAAAATATTTGATTTTGATAGTATAGACAAAGTGGACAAGGTTGGAGTTGTAACTGGAATGGCGTGGACTGCTTATGGAGGAGATACTCTTCCAATAGAAGCTATGGTTATGAAAGGCTCTGGTAAACTAGAGCTTACAGGTAAGCTGGGTGAAGTTATGCAAGAATCAGCTAAGACGGCTTACAGCTATGTTAGGGCAAATGCAAATAAGTTTGGAATAAATGAAACTTTTTATAAGGAAAAGGATATTCATATTCATGCGCCTGAAGGAGCGGTATCTAAAGATGGTCCTTCTGCAGGCGTGACAATGGTAACTGCACTTGTATCAGCACTATCAGGAAAAAAAGTGAAGCATAATGTAGCGATGACAGGAGAAGTTACATTAACAGGAAGAGTACTTCCAATTGGTGGATTAAAAGAAAAATCTTTAGCGGCATTTAGGGCAGGAGTAGATACTATAATAATTCCAAAAGAAAATGAGAAAGATATAGAGAAGATACCAAATTCAATTAGAAATAGTTTGAATATTATTTCTGCTAAAGAAGTAAATGAGGTATTAAAAAATGCACTAATTGGAGAGGATACTAATGAGAATTAA
- the yihA gene encoding ribosome biogenesis GTP-binding protein YihA/YsxC has protein sequence MRIKKSEFITSAVKKNQYPVDNRVEVAFVGRSNVGKSSLINSLTNRKKLAKVSQTPGKTRLVNFFLINDDFYLVDLPGYGYAKVSKQEKDSWGKTVEMYLSGREQLKRVVLLVDSRHKPTNDDIIMHEWIKHFGYDVIVVATKSDKLTRNNLKKSEKVIMETLKLGNNDKLYFFSSLNKDGKDDLINNLFLEFAIDLD, from the coding sequence ATGAGAATTAAAAAATCGGAGTTTATTACCTCAGCAGTAAAGAAAAATCAATATCCAGTAGATAATAGAGTGGAAGTTGCCTTTGTTGGTAGATCTAATGTGGGGAAGAGTTCATTAATCAATTCTTTAACTAATAGAAAAAAACTAGCGAAGGTCAGTCAAACTCCAGGAAAAACGCGCTTAGTCAACTTTTTTCTTATAAATGATGATTTTTATCTAGTGGATTTACCTGGATATGGATATGCAAAAGTATCAAAGCAAGAAAAAGACAGTTGGGGAAAGACTGTCGAGATGTATCTAAGTGGTAGAGAACAATTAAAAAGAGTTGTATTACTTGTTGATTCAAGGCATAAACCAACAAATGATGATATAATAATGCATGAATGGATTAAGCATTTTGGATATGATGTAATTGTAGTTGCAACTAAGAGTGATAAGCTTACTAGAAATAATTTGAAAAAGAGTGAAAAGGTAATAATGGAAACATTGAAACTAGGTAATAATGATAAATTATACTTTTTCTCATCGCTAAATAAAGATGGAAAAGACGATCTTATTAATAATCTTTTTTTAGAATTTGCAATTGATTTAGATTAA
- a CDS encoding Fur family transcriptional regulator: protein MDHIASIFKQKKLKLTPQRLAVYNYLINTTSHPSADVIYTDIHIQYPTMSLATVYKALKTLVDVGLIQEINVGEGNFRYDGNSTPHPHLQCLGCGRVDDFKDFSLDNLNSMAKEHTDYQIISNKVYFYGYCTNCQ, encoded by the coding sequence ATGGACCACATAGCTTCTATTTTTAAACAAAAAAAGCTAAAATTAACTCCTCAGAGGCTTGCAGTATATAATTATTTAATTAATACAACTTCGCATCCGTCTGCTGACGTTATTTATACAGACATTCATATTCAATATCCAACTATGAGTTTAGCTACAGTTTACAAAGCGCTAAAAACATTAGTTGATGTTGGATTAATTCAAGAGATAAATGTTGGTGAAGGTAACTTTAGATATGACGGGAATTCTACTCCACATCCACACTTGCAATGCCTTGGTTGTGGTAGAGTTGATGATTTCAAAGATTTTTCTCTTGATAATCTTAACTCTATGGCTAAGGAGCATACTGATTATCAAATCATTTCAAATAAGGTTTATTTTTATGGTTATTGTACCAATTGCCAATAA